ACGGCGCCGTTGAGCCGCGGCATCGGATTGTCGCCGGTCGGCATCAGGCTCAGCCGGTCCATCGACGCCTGATCCTCGAGCGTCGCGAAATGACGGGTCACGGAGCCCATGCCGCCGTCCGCGTGTTCCTGCGCATTCGTCTCAGCCTGCCGGCTGCCCGGGCGGCGCGCGGCGAAGCTGCCCGGCATGCGCTCCGGCGGGCCGGCATGGCCGTTGCGCCGCGGCGCGGCCAGGCCGCCTGTTGGCGAGGCGGCCGAAGCCGGGCCGGTTTCGGCGGGCGCCGTGGCGCCGGACGGCGCGGCGGACGGGCGAACGGGGATCACCATAGGGATAAACTCGTCGGATCGGAAGGGCTCGTCCGATTACATAACAATCGGCCGACAGCAGCATCCGTCTGGCGAAGCCGACAACCGAAATCCGAATCTGCCTGATTCGCCTGATTTGTCCGATTCGACAGGCGCACAGCCCGCCGCGCCGGCTTATGCACAGGGACGCGGACGCGGGCGCCTGTGCTCAGCGCCCGCGCAGCGGCGCCCCGGTCACGCCGTTCCAGAGGAACAGCCCCGCCATCAAACACAGAAACACCGGTAGCGACCAGATGTCGGCGTCGAAGTCGATCTCCGCGCTGCCTTCGGGATCGTCCGCGCGATAACGGACCGGCACGCGCTCGCCGGCCGCGAGCGAGCGCCAGGTGCCGATCGCGCGCCGATAACGCCGGCCGTCCGCTCCCTCGAACACGATCTCGGGATGGTGGCCGCCCGCGAGCCGGCGCACCACCGTGCCGGTCGCGACGACCGACGACGCCGAGAACTCGAGGGTCCGGTAGACGCTCGATGCCGCCGCGATCGCCAGGATCACGCCGATCGCGATCAACAGATAGTTCGGATGCCTCATCGCCTGCCTCCCGAAACGAATGCCGCCGCGCCGCGCCCGGCGGCCCACGGTGCCGGCTCATGCGAAAATCACGCTTTTGCCGCGCCCGGCGCGGCCCACGCCATTCGGTTATCAGCCTCAGGAGCTTCTTCATGAACGTCAACGAACAAATCGCCGCGCTGACCGCCGCCGAACTGCAGACGGCCGGCGCCGGCCAGGCCACCGCGATCGCGCTGACGGTGCTGCTGCGCCATCTGCGTTCGCCGCAGCTCGCGCAATTGCTGTCGTCGGCCTTCGAGAACCACCAGGCGGTGATGCTGCAATCGCCGTGGCCGGACCAGATGCTGCACTCGTATGAAGCCACGCGCCGCCTGCTCGAAGGCGCGGCCGGCGTCGAACGACAGGACGACGGCAGCGCCTGACGCCGGTGTCGAGCGCGGGCGCCGCGCCTTGCGCGATGCGCCGCTTTGCTGCGATCATGGACGCGGTCGCGCGCCGCGCGTCCGGCCGCCGCAGTTTCCGCGCGCCCTTTCTTTTCGCTGTCGCCGACGATGCCCACCGAATCCGACAAACCGCGCCGCCTGTCGACCCGCACGCTCAACCTCATCGCCGTGCTCGCCGGCATCATCACGTTCGCGATCGGCGCCGGCTGGGTGATCTACAGCTATATCGTCGACCGCGAGGCGCCCTACTTCGCGATTCCGCTGGTGTTCTCGGTGCCCGTGATCGTCGCCATCGCCATCCGCAGCATCTGGGACTGACGCCCGCACGGGCGGCCGCGCGCGAATCTTTTCGCACCCGTCCGGTCATACGCGCGACGCGACCAGTTCAACCCGCTCCCTCGCCGTATTCCGAATGACCCATCACCCGATCGCCCGCCTGTTCCCTCTTCCCCTGCAGTCGCGGCGCCGCCTCGCGCTGCTGCTGATCGCGTTCGCGGCGGCCATGGCCGCCCTGCTGCCCGGCACCGCGGCGGCCGCGCAAACCGCGCGCGCCTGTGCGAA
The genomic region above belongs to Burkholderia plantarii and contains:
- a CDS encoding DUF3592 domain-containing protein; the encoded protein is MRHPNYLLIAIGVILAIAAASSVYRTLEFSASSVVATGTVVRRLAGGHHPEIVFEGADGRRYRRAIGTWRSLAAGERVPVRYRADDPEGSAEIDFDADIWSLPVFLCLMAGLFLWNGVTGAPLRGR